The Bombus vancouverensis nearcticus chromosome 5, iyBomVanc1_principal, whole genome shotgun sequence genome segment ATTTATTCACAAATGGCAATACAAAAGCAAAATTCACAAATTAGATTATTAGATCATGATAAAAATACAAATCTAATAACCCACACCGGCTATTGGCTATACAAGTGtgctattatatgtatatgcatttaGAGTCTCTgattgaatatacatatatgtactatCAGAGAGAGATACTATCCATCTACCATTTATATGTTCAACATACGTACAAGTAGTATGTAGGTAATATCAGAGAGGGAATTCCTCTCTGGTAATATTTAGAAAGGTAATGCTAAGGATTAAGATGGTATTTTTATTAGATTATATGATTTATATTTACACATGATTGCCTTCATACATATACCTATGATACATCTTTTCTTCTCTGAACCAAATTGACTTAAGTTacattacattttatattaaaatgaacattaaatcatatatatgtaatttaaacaatattttttaactttcttAAGAAGATACATTTGATACCTATATAATTTGACAAAACAATTTTACAGTTTCAATTTCAgtttatttccttctccggCATGTATCGAATACTTACGTTTTCAATCCTAAAAGTACGTTATTCTATCTGGAGATGGCGTTTAGGAGAGTTGTTTGCTCTCATTTTGTTTCGATGAATACAATCTTTAATGTGCAATTCCCTGCTTCATATTACGATTGCTACGTATATTGACACAGGAATTCATATAATGATTGAGTGCAAACTTAGTTGCTTCCGGGGAGCGGCAGACAAAGTTATGTGATAATTAGGGCCGCATTGATCATTAGTCACTCACTCAATGATGTATATCAGAAGGGGAAAATAAATCAGTTAACTAGTTATACTAATTCATTTTTACTTGATAAGAATAAGATTGCGCTTGCGCAATCACAACCAATCATCTATGTGGCCCTACGTATCACGTTCTCTGCTCCCCCGAAACAGCATCACCACCGTTAGTTATTGCTCGGTCATCGGTCTCCATAGAGCTATGCCCATATCTAtatctttatattataattttctcaATCTTTAATCCTTAGTAACTTTCTACGTTACttcatttttctttatattcttggtgtttcatttctatatttctattGCATTACATTTGTACTTTTCCGCTTATTGTTTTGTTTCCTTAActtatacaatataaaattaacaatttCATATAACTGCATAATTGTGGATAAGTTTAAATACCATGAGAATAGACATAATATAGAAACGTTCCTGCAACACTAATTTCATCTTAATTCTCTACATATTCTCTCTACATACTCTTTGCATACTAAACCATAGATATAGGAGTACGGTTCATGATTAAAACATTACCTTCTTATATAAAAGAATTCATGTACATTGCTCTATTTAATTTAACGATCTCaataaaatgtattataaaaccatgtacaaatatataagatatatatttgtttaatgaCTTTCCATGGTGAAAAATGAATAACTTTTTATACCTGAAGACAAATCACATGATATCTTTTAAGAATAAGGTCAAAAGTGAAAGCCTGAAATGTTAATCATGTGCGTTATACCTGTTGAATGTGTGACTAATGTTAATGTCGAGAGAAAACAAATTCCACGGGTGTGTGCAGTACAAAAATGTCTACGAacaaaattacatttaatttattgaGAAACAGAAATATAACCAGAGGAATCTTATGCAGTGATCATAATGTGAATTGTGAAAGACAAAGAAATATGCACATTTCTACACAAAACAGATTCCATTTACATCAATCCAACCAGGTTGAAGCAAAGCTTACAGGAAGTCAAAAGCCAGATTGGAACAGAGCTGTTTCAGAAGCAGAGAAAATTGTTGGATATCCAACATCATTTCTAAGTTTACGGTGGCTCTTAAGCGATGAAATAGCAAATGTAGCTTTGCACTTGAGAAAACTAGTAGGATCCAATCATCCTTTGTTAAAAACAGCCAAGtaagaattttattaatgtatttCTTATAAACCTACAGTACTATTAGTTCTTCTCtatattaacatttatttaaatttattatagaaGTGTTATTTATAATGGACGTAACAACATGCAAGCATGGGGTCTTATTGTATTGTTAATTTCAAAAGCTGCTGGTCATTTAGGCGTAGATGATATGGAGGAAGACAAAGCTGCAGGTGTATTACACAGGTACTTATTATAGctcttaataatataaaattttaaagcatcataaatttgtaacaaaaataatattaaacgaATTTTTATTTAGTCAAAGAGCTTTAGCAGAAGTAACTGAAATGATACGTACTAGTCATCTTGTTCACAAAGGTTTAGTAAATATAGAATCTGATGTTTATCTAGAAACATCAGAATTGAATGATATGAATTTTGGTAATAAAATTGCACTACTAAGTGGGGATTATTTATTAGCAAATTCTTGTGCTGAATTAGCAAATCTTCGCAATCAAGATGTGTGTATAAAAATTAGATAGtttgatttatataaattatttgtattatattttatattataatcacATTTAGATTGTTGAATTAATGTCAAGTGCTGTGAGAGACTTAGCAGAGGCAGAATTTGTAGGACGTAGAGATAACCAAAATAATCCTTTACCTTCTATACCACCTGAAGATCGTAAGGATTATGCAGTAAAGGAATGGACTCTTAGAAATGTTTTAAGTGCTGGTGCCTTATTAGGAAAATCTTGTAAAGGTGCATTAAAATTAGCAGGACACAACAATGAAATACAGGAACAAGGTTACAATTTTGGAAAACACTTAGCGTTGGCTTGGCAAGCTTGCTTAGATTTAGGTCCATTTATTACAAAAGATCAAAATGTAACATTCAATCTATGTTCTGCACCAATTATGTTTCATATTGAACATGACCCATCAATTTTGACAGAAATTGATAAAGGTTTGGAATCTGTAAATAATGTAGACTATGTTAAGGTAAGCATATTAAATGTAAACATATTTTTGAATGTGTAATAATTTGTTTTCCATTTATGACATAAATcattttaacaatttaatatGCAGATTCATAAAATTGTTATGATGGGACCTGGAGTAGAATTAACAAAACAATTACAGAAAAGACATTCACAAAGGGCAATGGAAGTTTTAAGTGTATTTGAAAAGAATGATGCAAGAACagcattatataatattattgcaGCTATGGGGGATTTCTGAACaacaatttcaattaaaaagtaatatattttatataattgccCAAAGATCAGTTTGAGGACTCCGTCCTATTTTAAGTTTTCAGTTTTAATATActtatgaaatttatattttctctatattatgaacaaaatattatttaaattgcaatatatatatatatatataattaagataaaatatgtataatatatataataagattgttacattttataataaacaaatGTTTAAACAAATGTGTTATTCACATTTAATACCCAATAccgtatttatttttattattattattttactatttgatACACATATTTACGAAGAAACGATGTATTTGTGTACATAAGCTAATAATATTCcaatttctaataaattattgtatattacataaacatttcgctaaataatttaaaatagttTAGATCTTTGTAATTATTTagtataattataaatgtatcaataatttgataataaattaaaaattaaatggcGAATATCGACTCTGTCAACCATAGCCGATTGAAGAACCGTACACAAGATACGTAAATATGTCACGAGCAGGCACAAAACTTGACTCAAAAAAAGTTGTGAGTATATCACTATAttgctttattaatttttacaaaacatttagattatatattattaaattctatTCTGTTGACAAATAATCATTAAAAAATAGATGTTAAATTATAAGTGAGGTTAGGAATAATGTTTAATGTGTAGTTATATGTAATTTCATTCTGTGTGAAAGATATATTAAGATATGATGctaatttatgtataataaatttcagAATTCTGAATTGTTTACATTGACATATGGAGCATTGGTAGCTCAATTACTAAAGGATTATGAAAATGTAGAAGATGTAAACAAACAGCTGGAAAGAATGGGTTACAATATGGGAATTCGTTTAATAGAAGATTTCTTAGCTCGAACTGGATCTGGTCGGTGTTATGACTTTCGAGATACAGCTGAGAAAATACAAACTgggtttaaaatatttttgggaATAACGCCGACAATCACAAATTGGAGCGCTGCTGGTGATGAATTTTCTTTATGTTTTGAAGCAAACCCATTAACAGAATTTGTTGAATTACCAGATCattgtttaaatttaaaatattgtaatgtATTAATTGGAGTATTAAGGGGAGCTTGTGAAATGGTACAAATGGAGATTGCCTGTTGGTTTGTACAAGATCAACTAAAAAATGATAATGTAACTGAATTAcgcgttaaatttattaaaagattaGAAGATGCTATTCCAGCAGGTGAAGATTAAATAATCTTGTTATTAAAGGTATATGTAAAGTTATACATTGTGCacatttttcattatatatatattttataacattcataaatttattaatttaatgttcgtaaataactataataatgtaatcaacgcataaaaataaatatatatatatatatataatgtgatTTTTAATGCTCAAATACTTTATATAGAAAagttttttttatacatatctgttaataagtatataaattaaaaatacttttttatctaaattatttatttaataataagaatattataaaataatttaaattaattttttacattgaGTATATATGATTAtggtaaaaaaaatataattaaactgTGTGTAGATATCATTTTTTACGTCAGTTTTTAACCTATACTAATATGTTTCTAGTATATAGActtctttttaataatttgtttataAAGTCTTTCTTTTATATATTCATAACCTTTCACGTTctgcttttataatatttactgAAGTAAAATTAACTTATgtaaaattacttaaattaattaatgaatCAAATATTGACAAAAGCATCAAACATTTGTAATATAACATATTCTCTTTTTACAGGTTATGGAAGTGAAGTGCAAACGTTGTAGAAAAAATCTTTCTAATAATGAAtctgttttattatttacttcCCATAATGAAATCAAGAAAAATTCTATGGATGTTGGATGTGAAGCAAATGATTCTGAATCTTGTTCATATATCTCAATGGAAAAGCTGCCTAAATGGATTGAACATGCTATAAATCAAgtaaagtttcttttaaaaCTATGTTATTGACAATTTAGTATTACTATATGTGATTAAATATTCTTCAGAATATTTAATAgtgcataaaaaataaatatcacatcAATGAAAATAGTACAGGTAAATTTTAAAACTTTTATCTAAAATCTATATAAAATGGTATGTACATCTTTTACAGGAATCTTGGACGAAAGGTAGACTTCATTGTCCAAATTGTAATAATCGTATAGGTACATTTAACTTCATAAATGAGTTAAAATGTAACTGCAATACATTTATTACACTACCAGTCAAAATAACTAATAGCAAAGTAGATATTTTGTTTCACCTTAAATAAATCTAATACATTTCAAATTCATCTCAAataatgattttattatttgataCTAGTTATATAATCTTGAGTTCTATTTCacatattaattttattcacaaataacatacaaataaataaacgaattaataaataaatgtaacaataataattaattaaataaattaatataataaataaataaagtattatAAATGTACTTAACTAcatgaataatttaataattactgCCACTCGTCAATTTTTATCTCTACAATATAGAAACATAAAGCAAATTAagtttttccttattttttatttgatttatttgcaatatttgttttaagtacttttgattgtatatttaaatgtaaattactttattaacagataatttctattttacatttatacatAACAATTGAATACTTTTTAATATgtattgtgtatatatatatataaacatatatacatacacatatacatgcACATGCATCTAAAaatctaaataaatataaatgctAAGTGTGTACATTTTATATACAGCACAATTAGTATTTTATGCTacacaatgaataaattatatcatacacattaaacaatttttacttAAAGTATCTATAATTAACTACTAATGCATAGCATTAAAAATGACTTGAATTGATTGTTATGTATTCATAACAAAGTGAAAAAATAAGTTAGACCATACATGTGTTTAATATAAActgtaaaatttattgtttctctctctctctctatatatatatatatgtatatatctatatatatatatataactgtttaaattaaatttatcgcTTGTTCATTGAACTTCGATTCTTTTGCTATACCAATTTATAGTTGCTCTTACATAGTATATAATAcattaatatgtataaataatataacaataataacatataatgtatatTTGGATAGATAATGTTATTATATAACAATGAACAAAATGTTAACTACACAATATAGACAATATTAACAGGTACTGTATTTTCTTCTGTAAAATCTTTATTAATGGCATcaacaataaatttatataactccaaaaataattacaaatgatCTATATTAACTTAatcaatataaattttatatttattagctttcgtaaatggaataattatttttatatcactaacatttatttaaaaattttaatgataatttcagaagcaaaaatttatcttttaaatttaatgaaaccagtttattaatatttcaatataattcATACTAAAGTCATTTGTGCATTATATATAAACTATTCTCAAACGACGATAGTTCTtggatttattaaattttgtaatgaAGATTGCTGATTATAAATATCAccgaattataaatatcatttattatgTAATTGTAACTAAAGATTGAGCattcatattaattttaataatatttcgtattatttgtccctaaaataataattagaatattTTCTACACAAACGAACTCTTTGTTATCCAagctgtatttatttatataattttgtatttaatgtttttaaaaacaaaatagattaattaaataatatcgaCAACGTTTTAAGGAAGATCAAACAATAATTTAGAAAGTGGACTTGTACTGTAAGAgagtataatatttaattatattaatattttaaattataatttctgtAAGAGTTCCAGGTGAGATCGAAAAGTTTTCAGAATCGTCACTGGGAATTGCTTcatttgttattgttattgtcaCTCCAAAAACTTTTCAATCTGCCCTCATACTTTTGTTATATAATTGAGGTCACAAAAAAGACATAATCGAATAAAATTCTATGCCCAGCAAAATTATAGAAAATCTAGGAGTACATGTTATCATTCGCAATAAAATTGGATAAATTGACCTCTGGGAAATCATAAACTTAATGTCATATATAAAACATAAgatgttttataaaaataacaaaaatagtACACAATCGACTTGGATTAAAGGCACATATGGTTCACTAAGAAATATCGTTTGaactattttaaaaatatgcttGGACAATACGAGAGCTAGTTGATCCATTGTTGATCGTACTCAGACTACAAGAATAGAAACGATCAATTatcttttataaatgtttctaatatttataatatatgataaaaatatcataaaaaatttatgaaaaaagaaatgaatacAACTTACATTAATATTGGATCAACCAATTTTAAATATGCAATAGTCTTCTACTATTTCCAGTACATCGTTTGGTATTCAATATATCTTTTGTTCAAGCTCTTTAATGACATTGTCAATATTAAACATATTACAGTCTAATAAAATTTAGTTGCTACAACTGGAATATTTCATCTTGTTGCTGCTGAAGTCTTTGTAATGATGTTTTTACTTTCCTGCCCTGAGTCATAACTACAGCAGTTGGAAAATTATGCATATCACTAGAAGATGATGGTCTTAATGATTCTGAAGCAGGTGGTATTGTATGTGTATTTGAAGTTATAGGAAGCGAGTTACGTAATTTAGAAGATGCTCTATGTGATTGTACATAGATATCACTATCCTCAGtgcaaaatctgaagtgtaattcattaataaatttatatatgaaattttttgtggtataaattgtaaatgtacaattaatgttattcattaaatattagtAAATGACTTACTCACTGTTCCCCTGAGTACGTTTAACATCTCTTTTAGCACTGGCTATAGAAGAATCCATTTTAGCTAAAAAGTCATTAACTGAACTATCATCATCCATAGATAATGTTATTGAAGATGGACTAGAaacctaaaaatatattttatcttatgcaatattaaataatatcttACTAATAATATAAGAAGGTATATACATTTTGAACTATATTGTGTTCAATTTCGTCAGTATTGTCCAATGACAATGGGCTTTCTGGATTGACAGGAATAAACAAATGTTCCCGTAAAAATAAACTATCAGAAGCCCATAATCTGTTAGCTCTTCTTATCTGTTCAgtctaaaaaaaataaaaatacatgaaatgtactatatatttttaattgctCCTTGTCAGTTATACAATAATGAAATAAGATAAAGGATACATACTGTAACTCCATATTTTAAAGCAATTCCTTGAAGGGTATCAGTTGTTGATACAGtatgttttaataaattttcatttcgtgTAATATGTTTAGCTGTACTACCATATTTTTTCAATGTCTTCCCAGTATCTCTTATGCACATTCGTTCTTCCATTTCCCTCGCCCCATTTCGctccatttttaatttttaaaatagtaCTAGCGCTTATAAAGCGCAACAACCATATCACTCTTTAATATTTATAGACAAGAAATTTGGATATActttaaacaacataatcacataacctatacgaaTATTTAACAGGATTCAATTCACATCTTATAAACGTTTTagtaacataaataaatatcacCCACTTTTTGACACAAGTAAGATATCATGTAATTTAccaaaatatatgtaatattgttaTTAGTAGGATCTGAACTCTAATTTGCCtaacaaattataatatctTCCAAAATATGAGTACATACAAAATCATTGAAAGACATATATTTTACTtcgatatattttctttataatagttgtattttctaaatttataatttcagcTACAATATGTAACTAATTACAACTACACTTAGAATGTTCTCTCAGCTGATCAACGTGATAATAATTTATAGATATTCTTTAACCTGAATGATAATATATGCTTCGTTTTGATTGGACAGTCAAAGGGCgttacacacatacacacacgcgcgcaaGTCAAATCAGTACTAGCtgctattaatttaaaaaagcttCACTTAAAACAAattatacagatataaatataatagtaCAGCGTAAAACGTTCTTGTACTTTATATATATTGTcaacataatataaataatgcagattattttattattaaatcttATTACATGATACATTACATATAGATTTATACATATTAAGAAGTATAAACTACATTTTTTATCTCcatttgttaaataaaaaattgtatttttatttcgacgttttgattttatcttttataatatatatataatatatatataatatataaatatataatatatatatataaatttgttgaaggaaaaaaaataatagaagtggaataaaattttaataaaaacatgtTCATTATAGTACGTTACACAGTTCatctatttttaaatacaatatattacaGAGAAACACACAGTTATAATTtactgttattaatattatgtctcttacgttataattaacttattacgattattattattattattgttgttgttgctttTTTGTTGTTATTATATGCCAACCTCGATAAATACATAAGGTAGCATAAAAATCATATAATGGGAGACTAATTGATGTAGGACAACTTTATTTTCGCGTAGTATGTCTTAATCTCCAGTAGCTGTGCAACAGTAACTGTAATATTGGTAATAAATAGTTAACATAGGGATAAATATTATGCTACTGCGGCAGTGTGCTTCCTGGATCCTGGGTAAGGGGTATTTCATGATCTAATTATCAGAACTATATCAACTAATATGCTACAAGACAGACCCCTTCCGCTATCCCAATTAATATTGCTACTTACTGAAAATTTCATCAATAAGCAGCATTTATATTTGAAATCACTGTTTTGATAAATTGTTGCGGACAAGGGTTATGTGCAAATTTTGGTTTTATAACATGGATATCTATACGCCCAATTTGATTTCCTAAAGTGGTACTTCAAATGGTAGAGCAATATAAGTTACAACAAAATTGGAAGTGTAACACGTATAGGTAAAACTATCTAGAAAGAATGAGTACAAAATCTGTTCCACCTGATGTATGTTGATAGTAGAAATGTGTATCTTAATTTACATTTCACACATACACCTTAGCAAGAGCATCAGCCCCTGCACTTGCTATAAAAGGTCGTGAAGGATGAAATGCTACGTCTAAAATACTTTCGTCAAACTTTTTACGATGTGCTGTTATTTCTTGAACACAAGTCTTATTATCCATATTCCATAATCTTATACTGCAATCATGGCCTAAAAGTGAGAAATTagttatttaataattcttaatatattgacatttcattttatttaatttgctaTTACTTACTTCCTGAAAGTAAGTATAAACCATGAGGATCTACCGCGAGACTAGTAACTGCATCCAAATGAGCAACCATGGAATGAGCAAGGGTGGCTGATCGGTGATCATAAAATCGAATATGTCGGTCTTCATGTGCCGCAACAACAAGTGGTAATGTAGGATGCGCTACGACGCGATTTACTCCCTTCGTTTCATTGGCCTCAAGACGAGCTACACTTTCACCAGTTTCTGTATCAAATACCACACAAGCTCTGTCATAGGCTACAACTAATTTATTTGATTCATCTCTAATGAAGTCTACCGACGTTGGTATGCCATCTGTAAAAATCATAAGAAGAAAAGGATAATTCTAGATGCGActatataaaacatatttttaataatctatgtCTAAAAAATATACCTTGTTCAGAAACATATGTATGAAGTAATGGTGATTTGCTTTGTGGGCTCCATAGTTTTACAGTTCCATCAGCACTGATTGACAATAATTGTGATCGCAGTTGATACATGCTTAAACCCCAAACTGCATTTGTATGTCCTTTTAATGTTTGACTAAGGACACTTGGTTCGTAAGAATCATATGGATCTATATTGGCTGATGGAAGTGTCCAACAGTGAATCATACCATCTAAACCACCACTGTAGCATTGATTGCCTGTGCTACACATAGCTAAACATAATACAGGACCTGTATGTGATCTGAATGTATATAATGGCTCTACATCTAATGAAGCTGACCTGAAATGGGAGAATGAACATTTTTCAATAGTCCTTATAATAGTTCGTAATTTCAGAATACAGGTAACCTACTTTTTAGCTGGTAAGGTTTTGTGGAGGTTCCATAATTTAAGTGTATGATCATCACTTGCAGTTATAAGAACGGGATCAGTAGGGTGGAAGACAAGAGCTCGAACAGCATCAAAGTGGGATCGCAATGTATATTTTGCATTCCATGTTTTTCTTAAACTTTCCTTTGTAGTGGCTACcatctatatataaaatataattaatttaaatatatcctatactaaaaatgaaattaagctttcacataaattttataaaaatataagaattatacatatattaacataacataaatatacatatattacatacaTCTATGGGcattaaaaataacaataatataaccAATGTAACTCACATCATATGAAGTTTCTGCTTCATTGTTTACACATAATTGCTCTAATTCACCCAATTCTAATGTCGAATCACCTTCCTCATTTAGACGTTTTTGATCTGGATGTCCACCCCTACGTATTGCAtctgtaaattttattttaatattactaaaatatcaataaaatagGAATTTGTCGATAAAATTATAAGTAAAATGAATACTAACCCCATTCAGATGAATAGCGAATAGAACGTTGTGGTGATTCTTCAATTTCTGTGAGAAgatttaattcatttaatacTTCTTCAGCTTCTGCATCAACATCTTCTGTTAAAAGCATAGATGGCTAAAagttaaaatagaaataatctattaattatattacttcAATAGAATtctataacaatatatataataggaccatatatatgtattactttATTTGGTTTAGGATCCATATTAGTATCGTAAGTATCATCTTCTACatccccttcttcttcttccataTCCATACCTGTTTGTGCCAAAAACTCAAAGTTTGCCATCACAGCTGCTTCTGTATCAAATATCATTGCTTCTATTACAGAAGATGGTTGctagtaatataaaaatataaaagtattaatGTGTTACTGTAGAAATTTGATAGATATCATAAACATATAACAGTTGAATAAAAAACAAAGTGATTAAATTCCAACAAAGTTACTTACCTCTACCTTTTTTCCTGGGACTCTACGAACACTGTTTTCTGATGCTTGTTTGTTTGATGGTTCATTGCCATTTAATGCAGGAGTATTCATATCTTCTG includes the following:
- the Pdss2 gene encoding decaprenyl diphosphate synthase subunit 2; amino-acid sequence: MSTNKITFNLLRNRNITRGILCSDHNVNCERQRNMHISTQNRFHLHQSNQVEAKLTGSQKPDWNRAVSEAEKIVGYPTSFLSLRWLLSDEIANVALHLRKLVGSNHPLLKTAKSVIYNGRNNMQAWGLIVLLISKAAGHLGVDDMEEDKAAGVLHSQRALAEVTEMIRTSHLVHKGLVNIESDVYLETSELNDMNFGNKIALLSGDYLLANSCAELANLRNQDIVELMSSAVRDLAEAEFVGRRDNQNNPLPSIPPEDRKDYAVKEWTLRNVLSAGALLGKSCKGALKLAGHNNEIQEQGYNFGKHLALAWQACLDLGPFITKDQNVTFNLCSAPIMFHIEHDPSILTEIDKGLESVNNVDYVKIHKIVMMGPGVELTKQLQKRHSQRAMEVLSVFEKNDARTALYNIIAAMGDF
- the Bet3 gene encoding blocked early in transport 3 — its product is MSRAGTKLDSKKVNSELFTLTYGALVAQLLKDYENVEDVNKQLERMGYNMGIRLIEDFLARTGSGRCYDFRDTAEKIQTGFKIFLGITPTITNWSAAGDEFSLCFEANPLTEFVELPDHCLNLKYCNVLIGVLRGACEMVQMEIACWFVQDQLKNDNVTELRVKFIKRLEDAIPAGED
- the LOC143302411 gene encoding E3 ubiquitin-protein ligase RNF180-like; protein product: MEVKCKRCRKNLSNNESVLLFTSHNEIKKNSMDVGCEANDSESCSYISMEKLPKWIEHAINQESWTKGRLHCPNCNNRIGTFNFINELKCNCNTFITLPVKITNSKVDILFHLK
- the red gene encoding lysM peptidoglycan-binding domain-containing protein red, which produces MERNGAREMEERMCIRDTGKTLKKYGSTAKHITRNENLLKHTVSTTDTLQGIALKYGVTTEQIRRANRLWASDSLFLREHLFIPVNPESPLSLDNTDEIEHNIVQNVSSPSSITLSMDDDSSVNDFLAKMDSSIASAKRDVKRTQGNSEFCTEDSDIYVQSHRASSKLRNSLPITSNTHTIPPASESLRPSSSSDMHNFPTAVVMTQGRKVKTSLQRLQQQQDEIFQL
- the Cka gene encoding connector of kinase to AP-1 yields the protein MKVPSQFCGSTMEENSSSASQNHNGQLSSGANVPLTNNKHQGNDNGTNGDAKNERPQYSMPGILHFIQHEWTRFELERSQWELDKAEFQARIAFLQGERKGQERLKNDLVRRIKMLEYALKQERARYHKLKYGTDLVIQGDTKPPIYEEGICNCPNSDVGGGGDGEAPFTSVSNISWRQGRQILRQYLQEIGYTDTIIDVRSSRVRSLLGLSNNTDSEDMNTPALNGNEPSNKQASENSVRRVPGKKVEQPSSVIEAMIFDTEAAVMANFEFLAQTGMDMEEEEGDVEDDTYDTNMDPKPNKPSMLLTEDVDAEAEEVLNELNLLTEIEESPQRSIRYSSEWDAIRRGGHPDQKRLNEEGDSTLELGELEQLCVNNEAETSYDMVATTKESLRKTWNAKYTLRSHFDAVRALVFHPTDPVLITASDDHTLKLWNLHKTLPAKKSASLDVEPLYTFRSHTGPVLCLAMCSTGNQCYSGGLDGMIHCWTLPSANIDPYDSYEPSVLSQTLKGHTNAVWGLSMYQLRSQLLSISADGTVKLWSPQSKSPLLHTYVSEQDGIPTSVDFIRDESNKLVVAYDRACVVFDTETGESVARLEANETKGVNRVVAHPTLPLVVAAHEDRHIRFYDHRSATLAHSMVAHLDAVTSLAVDPHGLYLLSGSHDCSIRLWNMDNKTCVQEITAHRKKFDESILDVAFHPSRPFIASAGADALAKVYV